In Populus trichocarpa isolate Nisqually-1 chromosome 12, P.trichocarpa_v4.1, whole genome shotgun sequence, a genomic segment contains:
- the LOC7484748 gene encoding ABC transporter A family member 2, whose product MELVQGLPLLYQQFTSLFKKNILLSSRNKSATFLQLFASFFFMFLLFCIEKATESRTNTTTGFDTVRNPQPMWEPPITPCEEKFYVKKPCYDFVWSGNDSATITSIVTAIMQNNPNRPIPSDKVRSFRTEQEVDDWLLREPMQAPAALHFVQVNATVITYGLQSNSTPIARRGHYEDPTFKFQIPLQIAAEREIARFLLEASTFNWKVGLTEFAHPARPAFSALATVGPAFFLAFTMFGFVLQISNLVAEKELKLRQAMNMTGLYESAYWASWISWEGIITFISSLFLVLFGLMFQFDFFKKNNFGVLFFVFFLFQINMMGFAFMLSTFISKASSGTTMGFSIFIIGFMTQIITIAGFPYKESISGFLQFIWSFFPPNLLAIAVKLLSDASNTPEDLGISWKGRSKCSPDADDCAITINDVYTWLICLFFLWFVLAIYFDNIFPNASGVRKSPFYFLNRGYWTGKGGDKVEEGGICSCTGEIPQQEHITPDDEDVLEEENVVKNDAKEGTVNPDVAVQVRGLAKTYPGTTQISCCKCKKTSSYHAVRGLWVNFTKDQLFCLLGPNGAGKTTTMNCLTGITPVTGGDALVYGHSVRSTVGMSGIRQIIGVCPQFDILWDALSGEEHLHLFASIKGLPPASIKSVAQESLAKVKLTESAKVRSRSYSGGMRRRLSVAIALLGDPKLVILDEPTTGMDPISRRHVWDIIQNAKKGRAIVLTTHSMEEADILSDRIGIMAKGRLRCIGNSIRLKSKFGTGFIANVSFSDNNGGQTPGRMPSDTSVHHEAVKKFFKYHLDVTPTEETRSFLTFVIPHDKERVLTKFFAELQERQREFHVSDIQLGLATLEEVFLNIAKQAELESAAAEGKMVTLALTSGKSVQIPVGARFVGIPETESPENPSGIMVEVYWEQDDSGSLCISSHSDEMAVPYNAQPLASAPQPSDRSNVLGPRGGPVYGIVYDPNQIIAAQSY is encoded by the exons aTGGAGCTGGTACAAGGATTGCCGTTACTGTACCAACAGTTCACTTCGTTGTTCAAGAAAAACATCTTGTTGTCATCAAGAAACAAGAGCGCAACATTCTTGCAGctctttgcttctttctttttcatgttcttgTTGTTCTGCATCGAAAAGGCAACAGAGTCTCGCACGAACACAACGACAGGGTTCGACACGGTGAGGAATCCACAGCCTATGTGGGAGCCTCCGATCACTCCTTGCGAGGAAAAGTTCTACGTTAAAAAGCCTTGTTATGACTTCGTTTGGAGTGGAAATGACAGCGCTACAATTACCAGTATTGTTACAGCCATCATGCAGAATAATCCCAACAGGCCAATTCCCTCTGACAAG GTGAGATCATTCAGAACAGAACAAGAAGTCGATGATTGGCTTCTTAGAGAACCTATGCAAGCACCAGCAGCACTGCATTTTGTGCAAGTGAACGCCACTGTGATCACCTATGGTCTACAGTCTAACTCTACTCCAATTGCTCGGCGAGGCCATTATGAAGATCCaaccttcaaatttcaaattccaCTTCAAATTGCGGCAGAGCGTGAGATTGCTCGGTTTCTTTTGGAAG CTTCAACCTTTAACTGGAAGGTTGGACTTACGGAATTTGCGCATCCCGCAAGGCCTGCTTTCTCTGCATTGGCTACAGTAGGACCGGCTTTTTTCCTGGCATTTACCATGTTTGGATTTGTGTTACAAATTAGTaatttggttgctgagaaagaGCTCAAACTTCGCCAG GCAATGAATATGACTGGTCTTTACGAATCTGCATACTGGGCCTCATGGATCTCATGGGAGGGAATCATTACGTTCATTTCCTCACTTTTCCTGGTTCTCTTCGGATTGATGTTCCAGTTcgattttttcaagaaaaacaatttcgGAGTTCTGTTCTttgtcttcttcctcttccagaTCAACATG ATGGGTTTTGCCTTCATGCTGTCGACCTTCATCAGCAAGGCATCATCAGGCACGACAATGGGTTTCTCCATATTTATAATCGGATTTATGACTCAG ATTATTACAATAGCTGGATTTCCATACAAGGAAAGCATTAGTGGTTTCTTACAGTTCATCTGGTCATTCTTCCCACCAAATCTTCTCGCAATAGCAGTAAAGCTGCTCTCCGATGCAAGTAACACTCCTGAAGATCTTGGAATCAGCTGGAAAGGACGATCAAAGTGTTCACCTGACGCTGATGACTGTGCTATCACAATT AATGATGTTTACACATGGCTCATATGTCTGTTCTTTCTCTGGTTTGTTTTGGCAATCTACTTTGATAATATATTCCCAAATGCATCCGGTGTGAGAAAATCTCCTTTTTACTTCTTAAACCGTGGGTATTGGACAGGGAAAGGTGGAGACAAGGTCGAAG AGGGTGGCATTTGTAGTTGCACGGGTGAAATCCCACAACAAGAGCATATTACTCCAGATGATGAAGATGTGCTTGAAGAGGAGAATGTCGtaaaaaatgatgcaaaagAAGGCACAGTCAACCCAGATGTTGCAGTTCAGGTACGAGGACTTGCAAAGACATATCCTGGGACCACACAGATTAGTTGTTGTAAATGCAAGAAGACTTCATCTTACCATGCTGTTAGG GGCTTATGGGTCAACTTCACCAAGGATCAGTTATTTTGTCTGCTTGGACCCAATGGTGCCGGAAAAACTACAACAATGAATTGTTTAACTGGCATAACACCTGTGACCGGTGGAGATG CCTTGGTTTATGGACATTCTGTTCGAAGCACGGTTGGCATGTCAGGCATTCGGCAAATTATAGGAGTTTGTCCACAG TTTGACATTCTCTGGGATGCATTGTCCGGTGAAGAACACCTCCACCTCTTTGCAAGTATCAAAGGTCTACCCCCAGCTTCAATCAAATCG GTTGCTCAGGAATCATTGGCAAAGGTGAAACTAACTGAATCAGCGAAAGTAAGATCCAGGAGCTACAGTGGAGGAATGAGGCGTCGTTTGAGTGTTGCAATAGCCCTTCTCGGTGACCCTAAGTTAGTCATTTTGGATGAACCG ACTACTGGTATGGATCCAATATCAAGAAGGCATGTGTGGGATATTATACAGAACGCAAAGAAAGGTCGTGCAATTGTTCTAACAACTCATTCAATGGAAGAAGCCGACATTCTAAGTGACCGTATAGGAATTATGGCCAAGGGCAGGCTCCGGTGCATTGGAAACTCGATCAGGTTGAAGTCAAAGTTTGGCACTGGCTTTATTGCTAATGTGAGCTTTAGTGATAACAATGGTGGACAAACTCCTGGACGCATGCCATCAGATACTTCAGTTCATCATGAGGCTGTGAAGAAGTTCTTTAAATAC CATTTGGATGTAACGCCAACAGAGGAGACCAGATCCTTCTTGACTTTTGTCATTCCTCATGATAAAGAGAGGGTTTTAACG AAATTTTTTGCGGAGCTtcaagagagacagagagaattCCATGTATCAGACATTCAGCTTGGCCTTGCAACTCTTGAAGAAGTTTTCCTAAACATTGCCAAGCAAGCAGAATTAGAAAGTGCTGCAGCCGAGGGGAAGATGGTTACTCTGGCCTTAACTTCTGGAAAATCAGTTCAG ATACCTGTGGGAGCTAGATTTGTGGGGATCCCAGAAACAGAATCTCCAGAGAATCCTAGTGGCATTATGGTTGAAGTATACTGGGAGCAAGATGATTCAGGTTCACTCTGCATTTCTAGCCACTCTGATGAAATGGCCGTACCTTATAATGCTCAGCCATTGGCTTCTGCACCACAACCGTCGGACAGAAGCAATGTGTTAGGCCCGAGGGGAGGGCCAGTTTATGGAATTGTCTACGATCCCAATCAGATTATTGCTGCTCAATCTTACTAG